The window CGTATACTGCGGGTTTGGAGTGCGTGATGAGGTCCTGCTGGTTGCACTGGACTTTGGGGTCGAAGCTGCGGCCGCGGATGGCGATTGGGCTGCGCCCTCCTTGAGCGATTTGGGCGCCGGAGGAGCCAGGTACGACTTGCGGTTGTGCCGTTCCATCATGCTGATTGCCCATTCCTGGAGGTCAACCGGGGTGCGTTTAGCCGCTTGTAAGAATGCATCCTTGTCATAAAGCTCTCGCGGCGTTGGGCGCTCCTCGGGCCTTTTCAGGAGACACTTGCCAACGAAGTCGTGCAGGATTGGTGGGAAGGCATCGCTCTTGGGCAGCTTGGGTGCGGTTTCGTGGACGATCTGCtgaaggagatccagaaTTCCCATTGGCCCTGCGCTGGCACGGTCTCCGGCAGCGACGTCTGAGGTGTCAAAGGGGAACCGCCCAACGGCCAACTCCATCACCGACAGGCCCACACTCCACACGTCCGAACGCACAGTGTACGCTCCTCCCTGGATTCGCTCCGGGGCCATGTATGTCGAGGTTCCGACGAAGGTATCGGCAATGGAGTTGACGGTCTCAGTGGCGACACCAAAATCGCAGAGCTTGATGTTGCCCCGCGAGTTGACCAGGATGTTGGACGGTTTGATATCGCGGTGCATGATGCGGTGGACTTCATAGAGATAAACCAGACCAGCCAACACCGACTCCGTGATCTTTCCAAGCACGTCGACTCGCACGGGGCCAAAATCTTTCGAGATGCGGTCCAGAGATCTGTTCAAGTGTCAGCGACATGGCCGTACCCTCCGTTTCCAGCCAACCTACCCGCAGTCCATGTATTCCATACACAAAACAATATCCCTCGCCTCATTCTGGAAGGCGCCGTAAAATGTCACGATGTTGGGGGAGTTGCAGTCGTGTCCTACACGCAGTTCTCGGAGAATCTGTTTTCTTACGTTCTCTTTGGCGTCGACTCGGATGATCTGTGGGAGTGCCCGAAGGTATTAATTTGGCAGCAGTGGAAGCCCAACACCAAAGAAACACACCTTTCGCGCCATGACAACATTAGTCGACGCATGCCGCACCTTGGAGACGGTGCCGCCGTTGCCAGCACCCAGCTCCTTCATGGTGATCAGGTCCTCGCTGCGCAAGTCGAGTCGGAACTCTAGCCCGATCTCGAGCGTATCTGTACGGTTGCTGTCGGCATTGCCAATTGCCCCTGGGACTTGGGCATCGCCTTCGGAGGGATTGGCGGCAATCTTCGGCGTCGCACTGAGGGCCAGACCCTTGACGTTCTTGCGTTTCAAGGTCCGCGCCTTAAAGgggtcggccatggtggaggagcgAAGGGAATGCAAGCCGGGAACAACAGagagaggaaaaagagagagaggcaggACCAGGTGATCCCAGAGGAGTGAGGGTGTCGACGGCAACAGCAGAAACAGACCCCGTAGCGGGGAACCCGATAGTGATGGGCTTGGCGCTGATTGGGCTAGTTTTGGGCGCCAGGACAACCAGTCGTCACAGAGGGCGTCAACTGAGCACAAAAAATAGGAGAGAGGAAACCAGGTGGGAAGGATGGGGAGGGTGGCGCCCCAggagttgttgttggtttacaggaaagaaagaaacccTCCACGTTGGCTGGTGGGTTAACTAGTGAATGGGGCGTAGGAGTGGAATACATAGTGAGCATGACAGCCATTCTATTCATATCATCGAGAATCCTCACCCAATCA of the Penicillium psychrofluorescens genome assembly, chromosome: 1 genome contains:
- a CDS encoding uncharacterized protein (ID:PFLUO_000789-T1.cds;~source:funannotate), translating into MADPFKARTLKRKNVKGLALSATPKIAANPSEGDAQVPGAIGNADSNRTDTLEIGLEFRLDLRSEDLITMKELGAGNGGTVSKVRHASTNVVMARKIIRVDAKENVRKQILRELRVGHDCNSPNIVTFYGAFQNEARDIVLCMEYMDCGSLDRISKDFGPVRVDVLGKITESVLAGLVYLYEVHRIMHRDIKPSNILVNSRGNIKLCDFGVATETVNSIADTFVGTSTYMAPERIQGGAYTVRSDVWSVGLSVMELAVGRFPFDTSDVAAGDRASAGPMGILDLLQQIVHETAPKLPKSDAFPPILHDFVGKCLLKRPEERPTPRELYDKDAFLQAAKRTPVDLQEWAISMMERHNRKSYLAPPAPKSLKEGAAQSPSAAAASTPKSSATSRTSSRTPNPQYTTPTSGEIPATNDVSASSRHYNHHPSQQSAAPSLRSARSPPPLSLEHLSLETRDAEDSRGSRRPGRHLGDPTSAIEANSRPFMGQRSISSQNTKSQTNLHSATLPIRAGPPPSGPPPAPPVSAGGPAGLRGQQGSTGTTS